The DNA region GGCGGTAGCCGTCGGCGACCATGCCCCAGGCGATCGAACCCGCGACGAACACCCCGCCGTACGCGGCGAGGATGCGGCCGAACTCGCCGTCCGGCTGGAGCGTGGCCACGAAGCCGTACGCGCCGAGCGCGATGACACCCGCGCCGATCCAGATCCAGCCCCGGTGCTCGCGCACGCCCTGCCATACGAGCCAGGCACCCCCGATCTCGAAGAGCGCGGCGACGACG from Streptomyces sp. B1I3 includes:
- a CDS encoding YnfA family protein gives rise to the protein MLVARSVALFVVAALFEIGGAWLVWQGVREHRGWIWIGAGVIALGAYGFVATLQPDGEFGRILAAYGGVFVAGSIAWGMVADGYRPDRWDVTGALICLAGMALIMYAPRNH